A single Actinomadura algeriensis DNA region contains:
- a CDS encoding ACT domain-containing protein has protein sequence MTDGQHLHLVPSQFTVEHLPRATFPEDDEWIALVRAPEGLTVVRDASPFAETDRWVGFYGDARQGPGAPGALAALLEPLAEAGISVFVASTYHADLVLVPENSYKDAATALRDAGHRVGDS, from the coding sequence ATGACCGACGGCCAGCACCTGCACCTCGTCCCGTCCCAGTTCACCGTGGAGCACCTGCCCCGCGCGACGTTCCCCGAGGACGACGAGTGGATCGCGCTCGTCCGGGCGCCCGAGGGCCTCACCGTCGTGCGGGACGCGTCCCCGTTCGCCGAGACCGACCGGTGGGTCGGCTTCTACGGGGACGCCCGGCAGGGCCCCGGCGCGCCGGGCGCGCTCGCCGCGCTGCTGGAACCGCTCGCGGAGGCCGGGATCTCGGTCTTCGTCGCCTCGACCTACCACGCCGACCTGGTCCTCGTGCCCGAGAACTCCTACAAGGACGCCGCCACCGCGCTCCGCGACGCCGGCCACCGCGTCGGCGACTCCTGA
- a CDS encoding GntR family transcriptional regulator, producing MPDRPAYLRIADTLREGIRDGSLPPGSRLPTMAQLRRAHGVSEIVVRQAVGLLRGEGLVETRRGGGTVVRIRPPARRVAMDRYRAVVSAGPSAGTVDRTADEPPAAPQTTFTRDQKIGWEEYRLDTEFTRVRADPELGALFELPTRTELLRRRFVHYARGEPQQISVNFLPWDLVGGTPVADPAREPWPGGTLAQLAYLGHPPTRVEESVRSRMPTPEEAETLRMTGGVPVLAITRRLLSGADVMEVCRDIVLPADRVVLDYAIDL from the coding sequence GTGCCGGACCGTCCCGCCTATCTGCGCATCGCCGACACGCTGCGAGAAGGGATCCGGGACGGCAGCCTTCCGCCGGGATCGCGGCTGCCGACCATGGCGCAGCTGCGGCGGGCGCACGGCGTCTCGGAGATCGTCGTGCGGCAGGCCGTCGGGCTGCTGCGCGGCGAAGGCCTCGTCGAGACCCGCCGCGGCGGCGGCACGGTCGTCCGGATCCGGCCGCCCGCCCGCCGCGTCGCCATGGACCGCTACCGCGCGGTCGTCTCCGCCGGCCCGTCCGCCGGAACGGTGGACCGGACGGCCGATGAGCCCCCCGCCGCGCCGCAGACGACGTTCACCCGCGACCAGAAGATCGGCTGGGAGGAGTACCGGCTCGACACGGAGTTCACCCGCGTCCGCGCCGACCCCGAACTGGGCGCGCTGTTCGAGCTGCCCACCAGGACGGAACTGCTGCGTCGCCGGTTCGTCCACTACGCGCGGGGAGAGCCGCAGCAGATCTCGGTGAACTTCCTGCCGTGGGACCTCGTCGGCGGCACCCCGGTCGCCGACCCCGCGCGGGAGCCGTGGCCCGGGGGGACGCTCGCGCAGCTCGCCTACCTCGGCCACCCGCCGACACGGGTCGAGGAGTCCGTCCGGTCGCGGATGCCGACCCCCGAGGAGGCCGAGACGCTCCGGATGACCGGCGGCGTGCCCGTTCTCGCGATCACCCGCCGGCTGCTGTCGGGCGCGGACGTCATGGAGGTCTGCCGCGACA
- the glgB gene encoding 1,4-alpha-glucan branching protein GlgB produces the protein MARVTHAEIDRLVGGDHHDPHGVLGAHPGRSGVTVRALRPLAERVEVVLPDGDRHPLRHVHQGVFAGTLPIGSSLSGDDEDEAPLAVPDYRLAVTYGDGHENVQDDPYRHLPTLGELDLHLISEGRHEELWHALGARVRTYTSAFGQVTGTAFAVWAPTARGVRVVGDFNHWDGRAHPMRSLGSTGVWELFVPDVIDGMCYKFEILGADGRWRCKADPMARYTELPPATASRVFTSSYEWGDAEWMDARKQHDWLHEPMSVYEVHLGSWRPGLSYRELAAELTTYVKDMGFTHVELLPVTEHPYGPSWGYQVTSYYAPTSRFGNPDDFRYLIDRLHDAGIGVLMDWVPAHFPKDEWALARFDGTALYEHDDPLRGEHPDWGTLVFNYGRAEVRNFLVANASFWLEEFHIDGLRVDAVASMLYLDYSREEGGWTPNVYGGRENLEAISFLQEMNATVYKRSPGIITVAEESTAWPGVSRPTHLGGLGFGFKWNMGWMHDTLEYLRHEPVFRHYHHNEITFSLMYAFSENYVLPLSHDEVVHGKGSLLSKMPGDAWQKFAGLRTLLAYMWSHPGKQLLFMGQEFGQGAEWAEERPLDWWLLENAAEGANHLGLQKLVRDLNLAYREEPALWTRDSDHEGFRWIDGNDAGGNTLSYLRYGTATENGTENDAAGGTAGEPPVVACVVNFSGNPHENYRLGLPRTGLWREILNTDVYEYGGSGVGNLGRVEAVPEPCHGLPASAVLRVPPLGAVWFAPE, from the coding sequence ATGGCGCGGGTGACGCACGCGGAGATCGACCGGCTCGTCGGCGGCGACCACCATGATCCGCACGGCGTCCTCGGCGCCCATCCGGGCCGCTCGGGCGTCACCGTCCGGGCGCTGCGGCCGCTGGCCGAACGGGTCGAGGTCGTCCTGCCCGACGGCGACCGGCACCCGCTCCGGCACGTCCACCAGGGCGTGTTCGCGGGCACCCTGCCGATCGGCTCGTCGCTGTCGGGCGACGACGAGGACGAGGCGCCGCTCGCGGTGCCCGACTACCGGCTCGCCGTCACCTACGGGGACGGCCACGAGAACGTCCAGGACGACCCGTACCGGCACCTGCCGACGCTCGGCGAGCTGGACCTGCACCTGATCAGCGAGGGCCGGCACGAGGAGCTGTGGCACGCGCTCGGCGCCCGCGTCCGCACCTACACCTCGGCGTTCGGGCAGGTCACCGGCACCGCGTTCGCCGTGTGGGCGCCGACCGCGCGCGGCGTGCGGGTGGTCGGCGACTTCAACCACTGGGACGGCCGCGCCCACCCGATGCGGTCGCTCGGCTCCACCGGCGTCTGGGAGCTGTTCGTCCCGGACGTCATCGACGGCATGTGCTACAAGTTCGAGATCCTCGGCGCCGACGGGCGGTGGCGCTGCAAGGCCGACCCGATGGCGCGGTACACCGAACTCCCTCCGGCGACCGCGTCCCGCGTGTTCACCTCGTCCTACGAGTGGGGCGACGCCGAGTGGATGGACGCCCGCAAGCAGCACGACTGGCTGCACGAGCCGATGAGCGTGTACGAGGTCCATCTCGGGTCGTGGCGTCCCGGCCTGAGCTACCGGGAGCTCGCAGCGGAACTCACCACGTACGTCAAGGACATGGGGTTCACGCACGTCGAACTCCTGCCCGTCACCGAGCACCCCTACGGCCCGTCCTGGGGCTACCAGGTGACGTCCTACTACGCGCCCACGTCCCGGTTCGGGAACCCGGACGACTTCCGGTACCTCATCGACCGGCTGCACGATGCGGGCATCGGCGTCCTCATGGACTGGGTCCCGGCCCACTTCCCCAAGGACGAGTGGGCCCTCGCCCGGTTCGACGGCACCGCCCTGTACGAGCACGACGACCCGTTGCGCGGCGAGCACCCCGACTGGGGGACGCTCGTGTTCAACTACGGTCGCGCCGAGGTCCGCAACTTCCTGGTGGCGAACGCGTCGTTCTGGCTGGAGGAGTTCCACATCGACGGGCTCCGCGTGGACGCCGTCGCGTCGATGCTGTACCTCGACTACTCCCGCGAGGAAGGCGGCTGGACCCCGAACGTGTACGGCGGACGGGAGAACCTGGAGGCGATCTCCTTCCTGCAGGAGATGAACGCCACCGTCTACAAGCGCAGCCCGGGAATCATCACGGTCGCGGAGGAATCGACCGCATGGCCGGGGGTGTCCCGCCCGACCCACCTGGGCGGTCTCGGGTTCGGCTTCAAATGGAACATGGGGTGGATGCACGACACGCTGGAGTACCTGCGTCACGAACCGGTGTTCCGGCACTACCACCACAACGAGATCACGTTCTCGCTCATGTACGCGTTCTCGGAGAACTACGTCCTCCCCCTGTCGCACGACGAGGTCGTCCATGGGAAGGGCTCCCTGCTGAGCAAGATGCCGGGCGACGCGTGGCAGAAGTTCGCCGGGCTGCGCACGCTCCTCGCCTACATGTGGTCGCACCCCGGCAAGCAGCTGCTGTTCATGGGGCAGGAGTTCGGGCAGGGCGCCGAATGGGCCGAGGAACGCCCCCTGGACTGGTGGCTGCTGGAGAACGCCGCCGAAGGAGCGAACCATCTCGGCCTGCAGAAACTCGTCCGCGACCTCAACCTCGCCTACCGCGAGGAGCCCGCGCTGTGGACCCGCGACAGCGACCACGAGGGGTTCCGCTGGATCGACGGGAACGACGCGGGCGGCAACACCCTGTCGTACCTGCGGTACGGGACGGCCACAGAGAACGGCACGGAGAACGACGCGGCGGGCGGCACGGCGGGCGAGCCTCCGGTCGTCGCCTGCGTGGTCAACTTCTCCGGTAACCCGCACGAGAACTACCGGCTCGGGCTGCCGCGCACGGGTCTCTGGCGAGAGATCCTCAATACCGACGTGTACGAGTACGGCGGCAGCGGGGTCGGCAACCTCGGCCGCGTCGAGGCCGTGCCCGAACCGTGCCACGGGCTCCCGGCCTCGGCCGTCCTGCGCGTCCCGCCGCTCGGCGCCGTCTGGTTCGCCCCGGAATAG